The Flavobacterium jumunjinense genome includes a region encoding these proteins:
- a CDS encoding T9SS type A sorting domain-containing protein — protein sequence MKKIILFVAMLLMGMTSNAALVANLTLNPAPTPSASYPGYHVVSLRVTTNGPGCYGKFSFLCQSREVGTISWSNFTPSVQQFPFTTSLLEVYSGTAKTLQLEGTNYEYRIRVSFNPQGINGCDSAPTLYDYTNSVTVNIPGVSVPCFTMYNVLSTQNESSLYGPMPVKTICQNAVTINGSCSKFESGYHIRISEFNLTTWSFVSDYYNDWAGTGEAPSFISLNALANENDKYFQTGKLYAVGFSIGPVWKSAPVQFFRVVSCKTSGTSDGQDIISFLDIENDTIDALKLYPNPVKDVLIITVDKEEKIISYEIFDNYGSRVKKEKLTAASNEQNVNLTELKKGFYIINIETDKGSYKEKIIKE from the coding sequence ATGAAAAAAATTATTCTATTTGTCGCAATGTTGTTAATGGGGATGACTAGCAATGCAGCCTTAGTAGCAAACTTGACTTTAAATCCTGCACCAACGCCAAGTGCATCTTATCCAGGTTATCATGTTGTTAGTCTTCGTGTAACTACAAATGGACCAGGGTGCTATGGAAAGTTTTCTTTTCTTTGTCAAAGTAGAGAAGTTGGTACAATTTCGTGGTCAAATTTCACACCAAGTGTTCAACAATTTCCATTTACAACAAGTCTCTTAGAGGTGTATTCAGGAACTGCGAAAACATTACAATTGGAAGGTACTAATTATGAGTATAGAATAAGGGTAAGTTTTAATCCTCAAGGAATTAATGGTTGTGATTCTGCACCTACACTTTATGATTACACAAATAGTGTAACAGTAAACATTCCAGGAGTATCAGTGCCTTGTTTCACGATGTATAATGTTTTATCTACACAAAACGAATCTTCTCTTTATGGGCCAATGCCTGTAAAGACTATTTGTCAAAATGCAGTAACAATAAATGGGAGCTGTAGTAAATTTGAGAGTGGTTATCATATTCGTATCTCTGAATTTAATTTGACAACGTGGTCGTTTGTTTCTGATTATTATAATGATTGGGCTGGTACAGGAGAAGCACCATCATTTATTAGCTTAAATGCACTTGCAAATGAAAATGATAAGTATTTTCAGACAGGAAAATTATATGCTGTAGGTTTTTCTATTGGACCCGTTTGGAAATCTGCACCAGTTCAGTTTTTTAGAGTGGTATCTTGTAAAACATCTGGAACTTCAGATGGACAGGATATTATTTCATTTTTAGATATAGAAAATGATACTATTGATGCGTTAAAACTATATCCAAATCCAGTGAAAGATGTTTTAATCATAACAGTTGATAAGGAAGAAAAAATAATTTCTTATGAAATTTTTGATAATTATGGCTCAAGGGTTAAAAAAGAAAAATTAACAGCAGCTTCAAACGAACAGAATGTTAATTTGACCGAATTGAAAAAAGGATTTTATATTATTAATATAGAAACTGATAAAGGAAGTTATAAAGAAAAAATTATAAAAGAATAA
- a CDS encoding fibronectin type III domain-containing protein, with translation MKKALLILSILLFNFSVSQALHPYLQNVTPTSIYVNWKTSNNNETIVEYGTNSTNLNVTVTGNTNILTDVGYPGNYYYHSAKLTNLSPNTKYYYKIKTGSATSAIFSFKTLPNPGEAATADGHIRFLIMGDNQLKNEPRYDSLVAAAKRKVKEKWGASLDPNDNIAMTFMVGDQVDVGTLDHYENVHFKKNRALSGYLPIQTTVGNHETYGTLGMNSYYSHFYMSELNYQGISSNSENYYAQQAGNVLFISLSSEHTGTTQFNWLQQVLTAAKNDTTVDWVISLSHRPYQAEQYVGDISNWVRETAVPLLTTTDKYIMHVGAHHHLYHRGQLKNTPTYNIISGGTAWDQYWSMSTEKDFEDVQKTISNWMYQIVDIDVTNGTMDIESYSIGSIYKWKNNQLMDEFHRYKNKTKPNKPSITNTFSSTVQLPITLEGSPFSTNEPELLNTSQFVISKFQDFNVIEKESYRDYENLFGKYATQRDSTVDVNLGVDITKMEIPTNSLDNGTYFAKLRYRDRNLEWSDWSDAVSFEITNSNTGTVTLSIDSPTNTYNINQTINVNYVNAPTTNNTWIGIYKDGQTPGTPSSQSWQYTNGTSSGTTNFTSGLANSGRYYVALFINNGYTEVADRIYFYVGPVPTISTDETEYALGTDVIVSFTNGPNLSNDWIGIYKMGINAGDAPSTAYEYVTSTNGSLTFQNLPKGYYYASYYLEDDYDAIGNKVFFKVGDIVTELWIDKPVYELGEQINASWTDAPGIVKDWLGVYNEGDNPNVQPLISYQYFQGLANGSSQIENQNMPNQEGNYFIVMFTNDSYNEVSNRVSFEIVSPLKNTAFEIDKGIKLYPNPTNNNKQTFIQCDYPIDEIELFNTEGQLLYATKNVNNNKYSLLTQDLPKGIYIIKIHSRKLFTAKLIVE, from the coding sequence ATGAAAAAAGCATTACTTATTTTAAGTATTCTACTCTTCAATTTTAGTGTTTCTCAAGCACTACATCCTTATTTACAAAACGTTACTCCAACTTCTATTTATGTCAACTGGAAAACAAGTAATAATAATGAAACTATTGTAGAATATGGAACAAACTCGACTAATTTAAATGTAACCGTTACAGGAAACACCAATATCCTAACCGATGTGGGTTATCCAGGTAATTATTACTATCATTCTGCTAAACTAACAAACTTAAGCCCTAACACTAAATATTATTACAAGATAAAAACAGGAAGTGCAACCTCTGCTATTTTTTCGTTTAAAACACTTCCTAATCCAGGTGAAGCAGCTACAGCAGACGGACATATTCGATTCTTAATCATGGGTGACAATCAACTAAAAAATGAACCTCGATATGATTCTTTAGTTGCTGCCGCAAAAAGAAAAGTGAAAGAAAAATGGGGTGCATCTCTCGATCCTAATGACAATATTGCCATGACATTTATGGTTGGAGATCAAGTAGATGTTGGAACATTAGATCATTATGAAAATGTACATTTTAAAAAGAACAGAGCATTATCTGGCTATTTACCTATCCAAACTACAGTAGGAAATCACGAAACCTATGGAACTTTAGGAATGAACTCTTATTATAGCCACTTTTACATGAGTGAGTTGAACTATCAAGGAATTTCATCTAATTCTGAAAATTATTATGCACAACAAGCTGGAAATGTTCTTTTTATTAGTTTAAGCTCAGAGCATACTGGCACAACTCAATTCAACTGGTTACAGCAAGTTTTAACAGCTGCTAAAAATGACACAACAGTAGATTGGGTTATTTCTTTAAGCCATCGTCCTTATCAAGCGGAACAATATGTTGGTGATATTTCAAATTGGGTAAGAGAAACGGCTGTCCCACTTTTAACTACCACAGACAAATATATCATGCATGTAGGTGCACATCATCACCTATATCATAGAGGTCAATTAAAAAACACACCTACTTATAATATCATTTCTGGAGGAACTGCTTGGGATCAATACTGGTCAATGTCTACTGAGAAAGATTTTGAAGATGTTCAAAAAACAATAAGTAACTGGATGTATCAAATTGTAGATATTGACGTTACCAATGGAACAATGGATATTGAAAGTTATTCTATTGGAAGTATTTATAAATGGAAAAATAACCAATTGATGGATGAATTTCACCGTTATAAAAACAAAACAAAACCTAACAAACCATCAATTACAAATACTTTTTCTAGCACTGTTCAATTACCAATTACCTTAGAAGGAAGCCCGTTTTCTACTAATGAACCTGAGTTACTAAACACTTCTCAGTTTGTTATTTCTAAATTTCAAGATTTTAATGTAATTGAAAAAGAATCATATAGAGATTATGAGAATTTATTTGGAAAATATGCTACACAACGTGATTCTACTGTAGATGTTAATCTAGGGGTAGATATTACCAAAATGGAAATTCCAACAAACTCGTTAGATAATGGAACTTACTTTGCAAAACTTAGATATAGAGATAGAAACCTAGAGTGGTCTGATTGGAGTGATGCAGTTTCTTTTGAAATTACAAATAGTAATACTGGAACCGTTACTCTATCTATTGATAGTCCAACGAATACCTACAACATAAACCAAACAATAAATGTAAATTATGTAAATGCTCCAACAACAAACAACACTTGGATTGGTATTTACAAAGACGGACAAACACCAGGAACACCATCTTCTCAATCTTGGCAATATACAAATGGTACGTCTAGTGGTACAACCAATTTCACTTCTGGTTTAGCCAATAGTGGTCGTTATTACGTTGCTCTTTTTATAAATAACGGATATACTGAAGTAGCCGATAGAATCTACTTCTATGTAGGACCTGTTCCAACAATTAGTACCGACGAAACAGAATATGCGTTAGGAACTGATGTTATTGTTTCTTTTACCAATGGCCCTAATTTATCTAATGATTGGATAGGTATTTACAAAATGGGTATTAATGCTGGAGATGCTCCTTCTACAGCGTATGAATATGTAACTAGCACAAATGGCTCGTTAACTTTCCAAAACCTCCCAAAAGGATATTATTACGCTTCCTATTATTTAGAAGATGATTATGATGCAATTGGAAACAAAGTGTTCTTTAAAGTTGGTGATATTGTTACCGAACTTTGGATTGACAAACCTGTATATGAACTTGGGGAACAAATTAACGCTTCTTGGACAGATGCTCCAGGAATTGTTAAAGACTGGTTGGGTGTTTATAACGAAGGAGACAACCCAAATGTACAACCTTTAATAAGTTATCAATATTTTCAAGGTTTAGCAAATGGTAGCTCCCAAATTGAGAATCAAAACATGCCAAACCAAGAAGGTAATTACTTTATTGTGATGTTCACTAATGATTCTTATAATGAGGTTTCCAATAGAGTGTCCTTTGAAATTGTTTCTCCCTTAAAAAACACAGCATTTGAAATAGACAAAGGCATTAAACTCTATCCAAATCCGACCAATAACAATAAGCAAACTTTCATTCAATGTGATTATCCTATTGATGAGATTGAATTATTTAATACTGAAGGACAATTATTATATGCTACAAAAAATGTAAACAATAATAAATACTCACTATTAACACAAGATTTACCAAAAGGAATCTACATTATAAAGATTCATTCTAGAAAACTATTCACAGCTAAGTTAATTGTAGAATAA
- a CDS encoding TIGR02117 family protein: MKIIKKTIRIILKSALGLLLFLLVYGFVIFITSIISVNEKNKVTDKKITIYILSNGVHTDIVVPLKNEIKDWSKEISHSQTKAQDTTRQNLAFGWGDKGFYLDTPTWADLKASTALKAVTGLSNSAMHLTFYGSLNESETCKKIVVSESQYKKLIAYFENSFLLDEDNKIQRIGSHSYGKHDLFYEAKGSYNLFYTCNTWANQALKAGNQKAALWTVLDKGIFYHYE, from the coding sequence ATGAAAATAATAAAAAAGACAATCAGAATAATACTAAAGTCAGCGCTTGGACTTCTACTTTTTTTATTAGTTTATGGATTTGTTATTTTTATTACGTCGATTATTTCTGTAAACGAAAAAAATAAAGTTACTGATAAAAAAATCACCATTTATATTCTCTCCAACGGAGTACATACAGATATTGTTGTTCCTTTAAAAAATGAAATAAAAGATTGGTCGAAAGAAATTTCACATTCTCAAACAAAAGCACAAGATACAACAAGGCAAAATTTAGCTTTTGGTTGGGGCGATAAAGGTTTTTATTTAGATACACCTACTTGGGCAGACTTGAAAGCATCTACAGCACTAAAAGCCGTTACAGGGCTTAGTAATTCTGCTATGCATCTTACTTTTTATGGTAGTTTGAATGAAAGTGAGACTTGTAAAAAAATAGTAGTTTCTGAATCACAATACAAAAAGTTAATTGCCTATTTTGAAAATAGTTTTCTGTTAGATGAAGATAATAAAATACAACGTATTGGCTCACATTCCTATGGTAAACACGATCTGTTTTACGAAGCCAAAGGAAGTTATAACTTGTTCTACACTTGTAATACTTGGGCAAACCAAGCCTTAAAAGCAGGGAATCAAAAAGCAGCCCTTTGGACGGTTTTAG
- the ychF gene encoding redox-regulated ATPase YchF, which yields MKAGIVGLPNVGKSTLFNCLSNAKAQSANFPFCTIEPNIGVVNVPDPRIVRLEELVKPERVQMATVDIVDIAGLVKGASKGEGLGNQFLGNIRECNAIIHVLRCFDNDNIIHVDGNVNPIRDKETIDIELQLKDLETVEKRLEKTNRAAKTGNKEAQAEKALLDRIREALLQAKSARTVIPQNQDEEEMMEEFQLITLKPVLYVCNVDENSAVKGNAYVEQVRELVKDENAEVIILSVGAEADITELESYEERQVFLEDMGLKEPGSAVLIRAAYKLLNLQTYFTAGVKEVRAWTIQIGDTAPQAAGVIHTDFEKGFIRAEVIAYEDYSNFGTEAKVKEAGKLRVEGKEYIVKDGDVMHFRFNV from the coding sequence ATGAAAGCAGGAATTGTAGGATTACCAAATGTTGGAAAATCAACACTATTTAATTGTTTGTCAAATGCAAAAGCGCAAAGTGCAAACTTCCCATTCTGTACTATTGAACCAAATATTGGAGTTGTAAATGTACCTGATCCAAGAATAGTAAGATTAGAAGAGTTAGTAAAACCAGAACGTGTTCAAATGGCAACTGTTGATATTGTAGATATTGCAGGATTAGTAAAAGGAGCAAGTAAAGGAGAAGGTTTAGGAAATCAGTTTTTAGGAAATATTAGAGAATGTAACGCGATTATTCATGTTTTACGTTGTTTTGATAATGATAATATTATACATGTTGATGGAAACGTTAATCCTATTCGTGATAAAGAAACAATTGATATCGAATTGCAATTGAAAGATTTAGAAACGGTTGAAAAGCGTTTGGAAAAAACAAATCGTGCTGCAAAAACTGGAAATAAAGAAGCACAAGCGGAAAAAGCATTATTAGACAGAATTCGTGAAGCCTTATTACAAGCAAAATCGGCTCGTACAGTTATTCCTCAAAATCAAGATGAAGAGGAGATGATGGAAGAATTTCAATTAATTACTTTAAAACCAGTTTTATATGTGTGTAACGTAGACGAGAATTCTGCAGTTAAAGGAAACGCATATGTAGAGCAAGTTAGAGAATTAGTTAAAGATGAAAATGCTGAGGTAATTATCCTTTCGGTAGGAGCAGAGGCAGATATTACTGAATTAGAGAGCTATGAAGAGCGTCAAGTATTCTTAGAAGACATGGGTTTAAAAGAACCAGGTTCTGCAGTTTTAATTCGTGCGGCCTATAAATTATTAAACTTACAAACGTATTTTACAGCAGGTGTAAAAGAAGTGAGAGCTTGGACTATTCAGATAGGAGACACAGCTCCACAAGCTGCTGGAGTTATTCATACAGATTTTGAGAAAGGATTCATTCGTGCAGAGGTTATCGCTTATGAAGACTACTCTAATTTTGGTACTGAAGCGAAAGTAAAAGAAGCAGGAAAACTTAGAGTTGAAGGAAAAGAATATATCGTTAAAGATGGTGATGTTATGCACTTTAGATTTAATGTATAG
- a CDS encoding TonB-dependent receptor produces MKKLVVLLFLSGFQLLFSQKQVTGSVSDEFGEPLVGVNVIEKNTKNGVVSDFNGKFKITANLGTTLVFSYIGFNTLEKKVEGYTLDVILIEGQELDEIQVVGSRSPKRTVTESPVAIDVIDVKDISTQSGKIEINQLLQYVAPSFNANKQSGSDGADHVDPASLRGLGPDQTLVLINGKRRHQSSLINLFGTRGRGNTGTDLNAIPSSSIKRIEILRDGASAQYGSDAIAGVINIVLNDNDEGISGNITYGAYNTNADGDFLPGTPNTKGNRLDQNGNGTSVGKDQNFDGGSLKIATNYGVKLGKEGFANFTLEYLDKNKTLRPGYDFRRGFGEAEINGFNFFGNVKTKIADKTDFYIFGGRNYRNTDAYAFTRNDGERVVESIYPGGFTPRIASVIFDTSIAAGIRTKTDNGWNIDISNTFGKNLFHYTIKGTLNASLEAASPTEFDAGGHSLSQNTLNFDFSKSYETILKGFNLALGAEFRTEQFSIFAGEEGSYATYDVNGQVVTDPGNQTIPTDPISGNPRPGGSQGFPGYSLENELTKNRSNLSLYADTELDISESFLLSTALRFENYSDFGSALNWKLATRVKLSQKINLRGSVSTGFRAPSLAQIYYNLRFTNFNSGGATEVLLSPNNSPVTRAFGIQKLNQEKAANASLGFTASFGDFTTTIDGYLIAVNNRIILTGYFDATALNIGVSEAQFFANGVDTRTAGLDLVFSWKRNIGNAMYSATLVGNINDMKIDNVKNSSLDEATFFGKREKAFLLASAPANKFGLNIAYNRNKFDAGLALTRFSKVVLVDYSDQDDVYDAKTVTDLTLGYQFTKSLKLTLGSNNLLNVYPDKQDEIGDTEAGGYWDSVQMGFSGAYYYARIGFNF; encoded by the coding sequence ATGAAAAAATTAGTAGTATTACTATTCCTGAGTGGTTTCCAGTTGCTATTTTCCCAAAAGCAAGTAACAGGAAGTGTGTCAGATGAATTTGGAGAACCTCTAGTAGGAGTTAATGTCATTGAAAAAAACACTAAAAACGGAGTCGTTTCTGATTTTAATGGTAAATTCAAAATAACTGCAAATCTAGGAACAACACTTGTTTTTAGTTATATTGGTTTTAACACCCTTGAAAAAAAAGTAGAAGGTTACACATTAGACGTTATTTTAATTGAAGGTCAAGAATTAGATGAAATTCAAGTTGTCGGTTCTAGAAGTCCGAAAAGAACAGTAACAGAATCTCCTGTTGCAATTGATGTTATTGATGTAAAAGACATTAGTACCCAAAGTGGTAAAATTGAAATTAATCAGCTTTTACAATATGTTGCTCCTTCTTTTAATGCCAATAAACAATCAGGTTCCGATGGTGCTGACCACGTTGACCCAGCTTCTCTTAGAGGTTTAGGTCCAGATCAAACTTTGGTTTTAATTAACGGAAAAAGAAGACATCAATCTTCCTTGATTAATCTATTTGGTACAAGAGGTAGAGGAAATACAGGTACCGATTTAAACGCAATACCATCTAGTTCAATTAAAAGAATCGAAATTTTAAGAGATGGTGCTTCGGCTCAGTATGGTTCTGATGCTATTGCGGGTGTAATTAACATTGTTTTAAATGATAATGATGAAGGTATTTCTGGAAACATTACTTATGGTGCTTATAATACAAATGCTGATGGCGATTTTCTTCCAGGAACTCCAAACACAAAAGGCAATCGTTTAGATCAAAATGGTAATGGAACTTCAGTTGGAAAAGATCAAAATTTTGATGGTGGTTCTTTAAAAATAGCTACTAACTATGGCGTAAAGCTTGGTAAAGAAGGATTTGCAAATTTTACACTTGAATATTTAGACAAAAACAAAACACTTCGTCCTGGTTACGATTTTAGAAGAGGTTTTGGTGAAGCAGAAATTAATGGTTTTAATTTCTTTGGAAACGTTAAAACTAAGATTGCAGACAAAACCGATTTTTATATTTTTGGTGGTCGAAACTATCGTAACACTGATGCTTATGCATTTACTAGAAATGATGGCGAAAGAGTGGTTGAAAGCATTTATCCTGGTGGTTTTACACCTAGAATTGCTTCGGTTATTTTTGATACTTCAATAGCCGCTGGAATACGTACAAAAACTGATAATGGTTGGAATATTGACATTAGTAATACTTTTGGTAAAAACTTATTTCATTATACTATAAAAGGAACATTAAATGCTTCTTTAGAAGCAGCATCTCCAACAGAATTTGATGCTGGTGGACACAGTTTAAGTCAAAACACATTGAATTTTGATTTTTCTAAAAGCTATGAAACTATATTAAAAGGATTCAATTTAGCATTGGGGGCAGAATTTAGAACCGAACAGTTTAGCATTTTTGCTGGAGAAGAAGGTTCTTATGCAACGTATGATGTAAATGGACAAGTAGTTACAGACCCTGGGAACCAAACGATACCTACCGATCCTATTTCTGGGAATCCAAGACCTGGAGGCTCTCAAGGTTTCCCTGGATATAGCCTAGAAAATGAACTTACAAAAAACAGGTCAAATTTATCACTTTATGCCGATACTGAATTAGATATATCTGAATCTTTCTTACTAAGTACTGCGTTACGATTTGAAAATTACAGTGATTTTGGTTCTGCTTTAAACTGGAAACTAGCAACAAGAGTTAAATTAAGTCAAAAAATAAATCTTAGAGGATCTGTTAGTACTGGTTTTAGAGCACCCTCATTGGCTCAAATATATTATAATTTAAGATTTACTAACTTTAATTCTGGTGGTGCAACTGAAGTTTTATTGTCTCCAAACAATAGTCCAGTTACCCGTGCTTTTGGAATTCAAAAACTAAATCAAGAAAAAGCAGCAAATGCTTCATTAGGTTTTACTGCTTCTTTTGGTGACTTCACAACAACTATTGATGGATACTTGATTGCTGTTAATAATCGTATTATTTTAACTGGATATTTTGATGCAACTGCTTTAAACATTGGTGTTTCTGAAGCGCAATTTTTCGCTAATGGTGTCGATACAAGAACAGCTGGTTTAGATTTAGTTTTTTCTTGGAAAAGAAACATTGGTAACGCAATGTACTCTGCTACTTTAGTTGGAAACATCAACGATATGAAAATTGATAATGTAAAAAATAGCTCTTTAGATGAAGCTACATTTTTTGGTAAAAGAGAAAAAGCTTTTCTTTTAGCTTCTGCCCCAGCAAACAAATTTGGTTTAAACATTGCTTATAATAGAAATAAGTTTGATGCTGGACTTGCATTAACTCGTTTTAGTAAAGTTGTTTTGGTTGATTATTCAGATCAGGATGATGTATATGACGCAAAAACAGTTACCGATTTAACATTGGGTTATCAATTTACAAAAAGTTTAAAGTTAACATTAGGAAGTAACAACCTATTAAACGTTTACCCTGACAAACAAGATGAAATTGGTGATACTGAAGCTGGTGGATATTGGGATTCTGTGCAAATGGGGTTTAGTGGTGCTTATTATTATGCTAGAATTGGTTTCAATTTTTAA